From the genome of Paracoccus seriniphilus, one region includes:
- a CDS encoding exodeoxyribonuclease III has translation MFTLATWNINSVRLREGLVARLLKEEAPDVLCLQECKSPVDKIPTEMFSQLGYHHMVARGQKGYNGVAILSRLPITDAGERDYAKLGHARHVAARMENGVVIHNMYIPAGGDVPDREVNEKFGQKLDFVSEMRDVFHADKPARSIMVGDFNIAPREDDVWSHKKLLKIVSHTPIEVEHLLAAQDAGDWVDVTRKDIPEGQLYSWWSYRARDWDAADKGRRLDHIWATGDIANAAHGSRILRDARGWEKPSDHAPVFASFDL, from the coding sequence ATGTTCACACTCGCCACCTGGAACATCAACTCGGTCCGTCTGCGCGAAGGGCTTGTCGCCCGGCTGCTGAAGGAAGAAGCACCCGATGTCCTCTGCCTTCAGGAATGCAAATCGCCGGTCGACAAGATCCCCACCGAGATGTTCAGTCAGCTAGGCTATCACCACATGGTGGCACGCGGCCAAAAGGGCTATAATGGCGTCGCCATCCTCTCGCGCCTGCCCATCACCGATGCGGGCGAACGCGACTATGCCAAGCTGGGCCATGCCCGCCATGTCGCCGCGCGGATGGAAAACGGCGTGGTGATCCACAATATGTATATCCCGGCAGGCGGAGATGTTCCCGACCGCGAGGTGAACGAGAAATTCGGACAGAAGCTGGATTTCGTGTCCGAGATGCGCGACGTGTTTCACGCCGACAAGCCCGCGCGCTCGATCATGGTCGGTGATTTCAACATCGCCCCGCGCGAGGATGATGTCTGGTCGCACAAGAAATTGCTGAAGATCGTCAGCCACACGCCGATCGAGGTGGAGCATCTGCTTGCCGCCCAGGACGCGGGCGACTGGGTGGATGTGACCCGCAAGGACATTCCCGAAGGCCAGCTCTATTCCTGGTGGAGCTATCGTGCCCGCGACTGGGACGCGGCCGACAAGGGCCGGCGGCTGGATCACATCTGGGCCACCGGCGACATCGCAAATGCCGCTCATGGCAGCCGGATCCTGCGCGATGCGCGCGGCTGGGAAAAGCCAAGCGATCATGCCCCGGTCTTTGCCAGCTTTGATTTGTAG
- a CDS encoding LON peptidase substrate-binding domain-containing protein: protein MRPHFDLPERIPLLPLDGAVLMPRARLPLHIFEPRYLQLMEDTLKTEHRMIGLIQPEGEGLAMIGTAGRVFAFSETDDGRMMVSLKAISRFRLTELHEGFTPYLQCTPDWSSFEHDMTAAEHDPGLDRKALLSLLERYMEQHELSTDWEAAERAEDEMLINSLSMMLPFSSADKQALLESPRLADRRELLQGLIEFALHGGDNQEERLQ from the coding sequence ATGCGGCCGCATTTCGACCTTCCCGAGCGCATCCCGCTGCTGCCTCTGGACGGGGCCGTTCTGATGCCGCGCGCGCGCCTGCCGCTGCATATCTTCGAGCCGCGCTACCTGCAGCTGATGGAAGATACGCTGAAGACCGAGCATCGCATGATCGGGCTGATCCAGCCCGAGGGCGAGGGGCTGGCCATGATTGGCACGGCCGGTCGCGTCTTTGCCTTTTCGGAAACAGATGATGGCCGGATGATGGTCTCTCTCAAGGCGATCTCGCGTTTCCGGCTGACCGAACTGCACGAGGGCTTTACGCCCTATCTGCAATGCACGCCCGATTGGTCATCTTTTGAACACGACATGACCGCCGCCGAGCATGACCCCGGCCTGGACCGCAAGGCACTGTTGTCCCTGTTGGAACGCTATATGGAGCAGCATGAGCTTTCCACCGATTGGGAGGCCGCCGAACGTGCCGAGGATGAGATGCTGATCAATTCCCTGTCGATGATGCTGCCCTTTTCCTCGGCGGACAAACAGGCGCTGCTGGAATCTCCGCGCCTTGCCGACCGGCGCGAACTGCTGCAGGGGCTGATCGAATTCGCGCTGCATGGCGGCGACAATCAGGAGGAACGCCTGCAATGA
- a CDS encoding MFS transporter, with product MQLTVDEALGRAGTGRFHKRLLGIFGLVWAADAMQVIAVGFAAPSIAATFGLERVTALQIGTIFFLGMFIGAFVFGRVADRIGRRNILIVTVAMDAVFGLASVFAQDFTLLLALRFMTGIAVGGTLPVDYAMMAEFLPPRNRGKWLVWLEGFWAVGTIAIAITAWVAASHAAAAPWRWIFAIAALPALIGVFLRFWVPESPMYLIRRGKTAEAMAVVNRILTANGAQPLPADAVLVAPTIPAGGERTIFSPGLRRRSLAMLAVWFLVSLSYYGVFVWVPGQLATEGFGFVRGYGFLVILALAQLPGYALAAWAVEAIGRRRTLMAFLILSAAGCLMFTLASGAALVALALIVMSFALLGTWGALYAFTPELYPTALRGTGMGTASAMARLGGILAPSLLAIAFARGFGFAIGSFAVLLLIAAGILALVDAETRDAQIA from the coding sequence ATGCAACTGACGGTAGACGAAGCCTTGGGACGCGCGGGAACGGGGCGATTTCACAAGAGATTGCTGGGAATCTTCGGTCTGGTCTGGGCCGCTGATGCCATGCAGGTGATCGCGGTCGGATTTGCAGCCCCCTCGATTGCTGCAACCTTCGGGCTGGAACGAGTGACCGCGCTGCAGATCGGCACGATCTTCTTTCTGGGCATGTTCATCGGTGCCTTCGTCTTTGGGCGGGTGGCGGACCGGATCGGGCGGCGAAACATCCTGATCGTGACCGTGGCCATGGATGCGGTTTTCGGTCTGGCATCGGTTTTCGCGCAGGATTTCACGCTGCTTCTGGCGTTGCGGTTCATGACCGGGATTGCCGTTGGCGGCACGCTGCCGGTGGATTACGCCATGATGGCCGAGTTCCTGCCACCGCGAAATCGCGGCAAATGGCTGGTCTGGCTGGAAGGTTTCTGGGCCGTCGGCACGATTGCCATCGCGATCACGGCATGGGTCGCTGCCAGCCATGCTGCCGCGGCACCCTGGCGGTGGATTTTCGCGATTGCCGCGCTGCCGGCATTGATCGGCGTCTTTCTGCGGTTCTGGGTGCCGGAATCACCGATGTATCTGATCCGCCGGGGCAAGACGGCCGAGGCAATGGCCGTGGTGAACCGTATCCTGACCGCCAATGGCGCCCAGCCGCTGCCCGCCGATGCGGTTCTTGTCGCGCCGACCATCCCCGCAGGGGGCGAGCGGACAATCTTCTCGCCCGGACTGCGGCGGCGGTCCCTTGCGATGCTGGCCGTATGGTTTCTGGTTTCCCTGTCCTATTATGGGGTCTTTGTCTGGGTGCCGGGGCAACTGGCGACAGAGGGATTTGGCTTCGTGCGTGGCTATGGGTTTCTGGTCATCCTCGCGCTGGCGCAGCTGCCCGGATACGCCCTTGCGGCCTGGGCTGTCGAGGCGATTGGCCGTCGCCGCACGCTGATGGCCTTTCTGATCCTCAGTGCGGCGGGTTGCCTGATGTTCACGCTTGCCTCTGGCGCCGCACTGGTCGCCCTGGCATTGATTGTCATGAGCTTCGCCCTGCTGGGCACATGGGGCGCGCTCTATGCCTTTACGCCTGAACTGTATCCGACGGCATTGCGCGGAACCGGCATGGGAACGGCCAGCGCCATGGCGCGGCTGGGCGGTATTCTGGCACCAAGCCTGCTGGCGATTGCCTTTGCCAGGGGGTTCGGATTTGCCATCGGCAGCTTTGCGGTTCTGTTATTGATCGCGGCGGGTATTCTTGCCTTGGTCGATGCAGAGACGCGTGATGCGCAAATCGCCTGA
- the trxA gene encoding thioredoxin, translated as MIFDGGQNAPQANDFIKDVTEADFMAEVVEKSMEVPVIVDFWAPWCGPCKTLGPQLEAEVARHKGRVRMAKVNVDENQMIAGQLQVQSIPTVYAFFQGRPVDAFQGAVPQSQIKQFVDKLAALGGDDGGLAEALAAAEAMLEEGEAADAVETFAAIIGEEPENAEAWGGLIRAHIAAGDVGAAASTLQQVPDALAKSAPVEAARAQLQLAQQAESAGPLAELQARVEANPEDQQARLEYAQALHAEGRLEEAVDVLLESFRKDREWNGGAAKAQLLTIFDSLKPTDPIGQKGRRRLSSLIFA; from the coding sequence ATGATTTTCGACGGCGGGCAGAACGCGCCGCAAGCCAATGACTTCATCAAGGACGTGACCGAAGCCGATTTCATGGCCGAAGTGGTCGAGAAATCGATGGAAGTTCCCGTCATCGTCGATTTTTGGGCACCATGGTGCGGCCCCTGCAAGACGCTTGGACCCCAGCTTGAGGCCGAGGTCGCCCGTCACAAGGGCCGCGTGCGCATGGCCAAGGTGAATGTCGACGAGAACCAGATGATTGCCGGTCAGTTGCAGGTTCAGTCGATTCCCACCGTCTATGCGTTTTTCCAGGGACGGCCGGTCGATGCCTTTCAGGGTGCCGTGCCGCAAAGCCAGATCAAGCAATTCGTCGACAAGCTGGCCGCATTGGGCGGTGACGATGGCGGTCTGGCCGAGGCCCTGGCGGCAGCGGAAGCCATGCTTGAGGAAGGCGAAGCTGCCGATGCCGTGGAGACCTTTGCCGCGATCATCGGAGAAGAACCTGAAAACGCCGAGGCCTGGGGTGGGCTGATCCGCGCCCATATCGCCGCCGGGGATGTCGGAGCCGCTGCCTCGACCCTGCAACAGGTGCCCGACGCCCTTGCGAAGTCCGCCCCGGTCGAGGCCGCACGCGCACAGCTGCAACTGGCCCAACAGGCTGAAAGCGCCGGACCGCTGGCGGAACTTCAGGCCCGGGTCGAGGCCAACCCCGAAGACCAGCAAGCCCGTCTGGAATATGCGCAGGCGCTGCATGCCGAAGGTCGTCTGGAAGAGGCCGTCGATGTGCTGCTGGAAAGCTTCCGCAAGGATCGCGAATGGAATGGCGGCGCGGCCAAGGCGCAATTGCTGACCATCTTTGACAGCCTCAAGCCGACGGACCCGATTGGCCAGAAAGGCCGGCGGCGGCTGTCTTCGCTGATCTTCGCGTGA
- a CDS encoding glutathione S-transferase family protein, which produces MGQLVRGVWKDEWYDTDAHGGEFMRDTARFRNWVTADGTPGPTGGGGFAAESGRYHLYVSYACPWAHRTLIFRAIKGLEDHIGVSVVHPDMLQDGWSFDDSFPGATGDQLFDSQFMRDIYLRADPQASGRVTVPVLWDRERDTIVSNESADIIRMLNSAFDGISGNDDDYYPESLRPRIDELNDRIYDSVNNGVYKAGFATSQQAYDRAAGPLFDSLDWIEGLLAEHRYLAGSRLTEADWRLFTTICRFDAVYHTHFKCNRKRIVDYPNLWGWARELYQWPGIAQTVRPDHFIRHYYFSHATINPHRILPIGPAEDWTTDHGRG; this is translated from the coding sequence ATGGGGCAGTTGGTCAGGGGCGTCTGGAAGGATGAATGGTATGATACCGATGCGCATGGCGGTGAATTCATGCGCGACACCGCAAGGTTTCGCAACTGGGTCACGGCGGATGGCACGCCGGGACCGACTGGCGGGGGTGGCTTTGCCGCAGAAAGCGGACGATATCACCTTTATGTGTCCTATGCCTGCCCCTGGGCGCATCGCACCCTGATCTTTCGGGCCATCAAGGGGCTGGAAGACCATATCGGCGTTTCGGTGGTGCATCCCGACATGCTGCAGGATGGCTGGAGCTTTGACGACAGCTTTCCCGGCGCAACCGGCGACCAGCTGTTTGACAGCCAGTTCATGCGCGACATCTATCTGCGCGCGGATCCGCAGGCTTCGGGGCGGGTGACGGTGCCGGTCCTGTGGGACAGGGAAAGGGATACCATCGTCTCGAATGAAAGCGCCGATATCATTCGCATGTTGAATTCGGCCTTTGACGGCATTTCCGGCAATGACGATGATTATTACCCCGAGTCCCTGCGACCCCGGATTGATGAGCTGAATGACCGCATTTACGACAGCGTGAACAATGGCGTCTACAAGGCCGGTTTCGCCACCAGCCAGCAGGCCTATGATCGCGCCGCGGGACCGCTGTTTGACAGTCTGGACTGGATCGAGGGGCTGCTGGCGGAGCATCGCTATCTTGCAGGATCACGTCTGACCGAGGCGGACTGGCGGCTGTTCACCACCATCTGCCGCTTCGATGCGGTGTATCACACGCATTTCAAATGCAACCGCAAGCGGATCGTGGATTACCCCAACCTGTGGGGCTGGGCGCGCGAGCTGTATCAATGGCCGGGGATCGCGCAGACCGTGCGACCTGACCACTTCATCCGGCATTATTATTTCAGTCACGCCACGATCAATCCGCATCGCATCCTGCCGATCGGCCCAGCCGAGGATTGGACCACGGATCACGGGCGGGGCTGA